A genomic stretch from Aedes albopictus strain Foshan chromosome 2, AalbF5, whole genome shotgun sequence includes:
- the LOC134288005 gene encoding uncharacterized protein LOC134288005, whose protein sequence is MDYTHLTDEEVTYELALRHVVNLGPTTHRGKVLRLKALVQEEALRDNQPTSSAHVMSPQSNIEHCETQIQQLHISTEAAIRTADRAAISQSRTRLIHYRDRLRLIHPPVELRELHGMLTMHVTVLLNKVNGTSVVSCVQRGENEVNHTSSTGAIRRSNNEEEGAVGGTADATIPVGNNSNQESTPPPASQPPLMTSFSGGQGRGLLFSSSFRARDNEDGGETQPRQRNTSPPPPYLPRERETWNRTARETQSREVHELQSRLVEMQEREQRMHEEYCRMRDDLERLIRRDRPAPERADDRRIQKAVHNWPFKFRGEKDTTSLNVFLDRVETFARSEGMSDATLLSSIKHLLQEDAIDWYSRATSQNLLRTWDQFKREIRREFLPSGYSQILRLEASFRFQGREESFAKFYRDISALFRFVDPPIPDDEKFFLVKKNMNENYAAIVTAARPRSLEEMVEVCTGYDETRMLLNRQRRIPIPHSALLEPNFATPVVTSRPPPIQHHQQPQRFNRVHAVEVEEGAFEHEAAEEGPEDNWQHIDELVEQVNALKLNIERRSARPSFAARDERQTRPTDRYNRTEADVLRAARQYTREAQTPAQQQRPQTASYQTRLPQQQQEQPQRAQGWHARQWMPSSDQSDNNRRSQRMLPEPARQREDRQIQQEEAPNGQRIAMLCWNCDEEGHRFMDCPKPQAILFCYRCGRKGYSLRSCFTCRMDAVNYQAENQQ, encoded by the coding sequence ATGGATTACACACACTTAACAGATGAGGAGGTGACGTATGAGTTGGCTCTGCGTCACGTGGTAAATTTAGGGCCTACCACCCACAGAGGAAAGGTCCTCCGTCTAAAGGCACTCGTCCAGGAGGAAGCCTTAAGAGATAACCAGCCCACTAGCTCAGCCCATGTAATGAGTCCACAGTCTAACATTGAACACTGTGAAACTCAGATACAGCAGCTGCACATTAGCACTGAAGCGGCCATTCGAACAGCCGATAGGGCTGCAATCAGTCAAAGCCGAACGCGTCTTATCCACTATCGCGACAGATTACGGTTAATCCACCCTCCGGTCGAACTGAGAGAGCTGCATGGGATGCTAACCATGCACGTGACGGTTTTGCTCAACAAAGTGAATGGTACTAGTGTAGTGAGTTGTGTGCAACGAGGTGAAAATGAGGTGAACCACACAAGTTCAACGGGTGCCATAAGAAGAAGCAACAACGAAGAGGAAGGAGCAGTCGGTGGAACGGCGGATGCCACGATTCCAGTGGGCAACAATTCAAATCAAGAATCCACACCACCGCCAGCATCACAGCCGCCTCTGATGACGTCATTCTCGGGTGGACAGGGACGAGGATTGCTGTTTTCGAGTTCGTTTCGAGCGCGAGACAACGAAGATGGAGGTGAAACACAGCCTAGACAACGGAACACCTCACCACCGCCTCCCTACCTTCCACGGGAGCGAGAAACATGGAACCGGACAGCTCGAGAAACACAATCACGAGAAGTTCACGAGCTGCAATCGAGATTAGTGGAGATGCAGGAAAGAGAGCAGCGGATGCACGAAGAATACTGCCGAATGCGGGACGACCTGGAGCGGCTAATCCGGCGAGATCGACCAGCACCGGAACGAGCGGACGATCGCCGAATACAGAAGGCGGTGCACAACTGGCCTTTCAAATTTCGCGGCGAGAAGGACACGACATCACTCAACGTGTTCCTAGATCGCGTGGAGACATTCGCGAGGTCGGAAGGTATGAGCGATGCCACACTCCTGAGTTCGATCAAGCATCTACTCCAGGAGGACGCAATCGACTGGTACTCGCGAGCAACATCGCAAAACCTGTTGCGGACCTGGGACCAGTTCAAGCGAGAGATCAGAAGGGAATTCCTGCCCAGCGGATACTCCCAAATTCTGCGTCTGGAAGCCAGCTTTCGATTTCAAGGAAGGGAGGAATCCTTTGCGAAGTTCTACCGAGACATCTCAGCGCTCTTCCGCTTCGTCGATCCACCCATTCCAGACGACGAAAAGTTCTTCCTGGTGAAGAAAAACATGAACGAGAACTACGCAGCCATCGTAACAGCAGCGAGGCCTCGTTCACTGGAAGAAATGGTGGAAGTCTGCACCGGATACGACGAGACGAGGATGCTTCTGAACAGGCAACGCAGGATTCCCATTCCGCACAGCGCGCTTCTGGAACCGAACTTCGCTACACCAGTAGTAACCAGCAGACCACCACCGATACAGCATCACCAACAGCCACAGCGATTCAACAGAGTTCACGCCGTGGAGGTAGAAGAAGGCGCATTCGAGCACGAAGCAGCGGAGGAAGGACCAGAAGACAATTGGCAGCACATCGACGAGCTGGTGGAGCAAGTCAACGCGTTGAAGTTGAACATTGAGCGGAGATCTGCGAGACCAAGCTTTGCCGCACGCGACGAAAGGCAGACAAGGCCAACGGATAGGTACAACCGGACAGAGGCTGACGTCCTGCGAGCAGCGCGGCAGTACACAAGAGAGGCGCAAACGCCGGCACAGCAGCAGCGGCCGCAAACCGCATCGTACCAGACTCGGCTACCACAACAACAGCAAGAACAGCCGCAAAGAGCACAGGGCTGGCATGCACGACAGTGGATGCCAAGCTCGGATCAGAGCGACAATAACCGAAGAAGCCAACGTATGCTGCCAGAACCAGCCAGGCAACGGGAAGATCGCCAAATACAACAGGAAGAAGCTCCGAACGGCCAACGAATAGCAATGCTTTGCTGGAACTGCGACGAAGAGGGTCACAGATTCATGGACTGTCCGAAGCCGCAAGCCATCCTATTCTGCTACCGTTGTGGAAGGAAAGGCTACTCGCTGCGCAGTTGCTTCACGTGCCGCATGGACGCGGTAAACTACCAAGCGGAGAACCAGCAGTAG